The following coding sequences are from one Schizosaccharomyces osmophilus chromosome 1, complete sequence window:
- a CDS encoding arylsulfatase: protein MTKSPNFLIIVADDLGWSDVGAFGSEINTPNLDALAKEGLRFTDFHTASACSPTRSMLLSGTDNHLAGLGQMAEFASRIHQWDGYPGYEGYLNWRVAALPEILKEKYDTIISGKWHLGLTKETSPSARGFEKVFSLLPGAGHHFKDYKPSDENYKESSDELKKLLPPLYMSGSEFVDADKELPEDFYSSDYFASKLINYLDEHYRKDKDKPFFAYLPFTAPHWPLQAPRHLIEKYKGKYNKGPDALRLSRLAKQETLGVYNSTTDGPPAEVSTDEEKQWSDMSEEEQKTSSRTMEVYAAMVEQLDRNVGNVIQYLKEKGEYDNTFVLFMSDNGAEGAILENKLLNGEKVSDLIRQRYNNTFDNLGNRNSFVWYGPRWALAATAPSKDSKFYISEGGIRCPLIVRFPPIIKNPGGISHDFTTVMDITPTVLELAGIRHPYPRYNERDVLPLRGKSWVNHLANGEPVYDEEVDFTGWELFGQRAVRRGPWKAIYVPKSNAFSVVTQKYKSGRGGDSKWRLYNVKEDCAESKDLSEERPDILRDLVNYWTLYVSETGLVPVVED, encoded by the coding sequence ATGACAAAATCTCCAAACTTTCTCATTATTGTTGCAGATGACTTGGGTTGGTCAGATGTTGGAGCGTTTGGATCAGAAATCAACACACCCAATTTAGACGCCTTGGCCAAGGAGGGCCTTCGCTTTACTGACTTTCATACAGCATCAGCTTGTTCACCGACAAGGTCTATGCTCTTGTCTGGAACCGACAACCATCTTGCCGGTCTGGGTCAAATGGCAGAGTTTGCATCACGGATCCATCAATGGGATGGCTATCCTGGATACGAAGGCTATTTGAACTGGCGGGTAGCAGCTTTGCCTGagattttgaaggaaaaatatgATACCATAATTTCCGGAAAATGGCACTTGGGATTAACCAAAGAAACTTCTCCTTCAGCTCgtggatttgaaaaagtattttcCTTACTCCCTGGTGCTGGCCATCATTTTAAAGATTACAAACCTTCAGAtgaaaattacaaagaGAGTTCAGATGAACTAAAGAAATTACTTCCCCCTCTCTATATGTCTGGAAGCGAATTCGTCGACGCAGATAAAGAGCTCCCTGAAGATTTCTATTCTTCAGATTATTTCGCTTCCAAGCTCATAAATTATCTTGATGAACATTatagaaaagacaaagataAACCTTTCTTTGCGTACCTTCCATTTACCGCTCCTCACTGGCCTCTACAAGCACCTCGTCATCTCATCGAAAAGTACAAAGGGAAATATAATAAAGGCCCAGATGCTTTGCGGTTATCCAGGCTAGCAAAGCAGGAGACGCTTGGAGTCTATAACAGCACAACAGACGGTCCTCCAGCAGAAGTATCTAccgatgaagaaaaacagtgGTCAGATATgagtgaagaagaacaaaaaactAGTTCAAGGACGATGGAAGTTTACGCAGCAATGGTCGAACAACTCGATCGGAATGTTGGAAACGTGATTCAAtatttaaaggaaaaaggagaatACGACAAcacatttgttttgtttatgtcGGACAATGGTGCTGAAGGTGCTATTCTTGAGAATAAACTTTTAAATGGAGAGAAAGTTTCTGACCTCATTCGTCAAAGATATAATAACACATTTGATAATCTAGGAAATAGAAACTCATTCGTATGGTACGGCCCAAGATGGGCGTTGGCTGCCACGGCTCCTTCAAAAGATAGCAAATTTTACATTTCAGAAGGTGGAATCCGTTGTCCACTTATTGTTCGATTCCCTCCAATCATTAAGAACCCAGGAGGCATCTCGCATGACTTTACTACAGTTATGGATATCACTCCAACTGTCCTTGAGCTAGCGGGCATTCGACACCCATATCCTCGATACAATGAAAGGGATGTTTTACCATTGAGAGGGAAATCTTGGGTAAATCATCTTGCTAACGGGGAACCTGTCTATGATGAAGAAGTAGACTTTACTGGATGGGAATTATTTGGCCAGCGCGCAGTAAGACGTGGACCTTGGAAGGCCATTTACGTTCCCAAATCAAACGCCTTTTCTGTTGTAACTCAAAAGTATAAGAGCGGGCGAGGTGGTGATTCGAAATGGAGGCTTTACAACGTAAAAGAAGATTGTGCTGAATCCAAGGACCTTTCTGAGGAGAGGCCAGATATACTCCGTGATCTGGTCAATTATTGGACTTTGTATGTCAGCGAGACAGGCTTAGTTCCTGTCGTTGAAGATTAA
- a CDS encoding elongation factor 1-gamma, giving the protein MAFGTVYGSVKSPRVGLVLSTAAMLGLGVENASNTLPGSFPKHLADKFPIQKIPVFVGADGTSLWQSISIASYFASFDPVGTVGGANALARAEVLLWACFFNQEFYDACIPWVAGRMRSIPYDPKTEENSKKKTFSVLTVFERQVKDKEFLVGEDPTVADAAAVAHLYFILSSVMTKDDLAKFPETQRYYKNAYPKVKFDQLCGPLQLLSEPVPIPKAPPSPILSKRE; this is encoded by the coding sequence atGGCTTTCGGTACTGTCTACGGTTCTGTCAAATCCCCTCGTGTTGGTTTGGTCCTTAGTACAGCTGCGATGCTGGGCTTGGGTGTAGAGAATGCTTCAAATACGTTACCTGGTTCTTTTCCTAAACATTTGGCTGATAAATTTCCCATACAAAAAATTCCTGTTTTCGTGGGTGCTGACGGGACTAGTCTATGGCAATCTATTTCCATCGCTAGTTACTTTGCGAGCTTTGACCCAGTGGGAACGGTAGGCGGTGCTAATGCACTTGCCAGGGCAGAAGTCTTGTTATGGGCTTGTTTCTTCAATCAGGAGTTTTATGATGCTTGTATTCCCTGGGTAGCTGGCAGAATGCGCTCCATTCCGTATGATCCGAAGACTGAGGAGAATTCTAAGAAAAAGACATTTTCTGTCCTTACAGTGTTTGAGCGTCAAGTAAAAGACAAGGAGTTTCTTGTTGGAGAAGATCCAACGGTTGCAGATGCTGCCGCTGTGGCCCACTTGTACTTTATATTGTCATCTGTTATGACCAAAGATGATTTAGCAAAGTTTCCAGAAACTCAACGATACTACAAGAATGCTTATCCGAAGGTAAAGTTCGATCAACTCTGTGGTCCCTTACAGCTTTTAAGTGAACCAGTTCCTATCCCTAAAGCACCACCAAGTCCGATTTTAAGTAAGCGGGAGTAA
- a CDS encoding aromatic aminotransferase, which yields MSPSIFNDKFQHHLSREARARGKGPFQMLDRIKCNTDIDLISFSGGIPHPSKFALRRLSVRFPELGCFHEGAGNSYPKEADVSYDLGRDENENGLDFEGALQYGQCQGIPELVNFIKEHVKLAHSPPYKEWEIKLTNGNTIGLEYCLRLLINYGDPVLIEKYTYPAAITAMSPLGVNFISIDMDGEGMLPESLQEIMENWDPSKGSRPRILYTIPTGQNPTGSTLSIDRRKKIMVLAQKYDIIIIEDEPYYFLQMDSYNGSTLEEGNQKQDSMQNSTVLSSFVKKLVPSFLKLDVEGRVLRIDSFSKLIAPGSRLGWITGNQLFIDRITRAAEVSTESPSGISQVTLFAILNHWKQEGFFLWLQELQRTYTIRRNALLESANKHLPKSICSYKAPKAGLFLWVEINKDRYLFDSKNKSVSDIELEIFEALLQKGVKPICGQLFMAYPDKNDQIFFRFAYSIAPVDKFEMGLQRFASTLKDYFKFDEKELQAIS from the coding sequence ATGTCTCCTTCTATTTTTAATGACAAGTTTCAACATCATTTGTCACGAGAAGCCAGAGCTCGTGGAAAAGGACCCTTTCAAATGTTGGATCGCATAAAGTGCAACACAGATATCGATTTAATATCGTTTTCTGGTGGGATTCCCCATCCTAGTAAATTTGCTCTTCGAAGGCTTTCAGTGCGTTTCCCAGAGCTCGGCTGCTTTCATGAGGGCGCCGGAAATAGTTACCCTAAAGAAGCTGATGTCTCATATGACTTAGGAAGAGATGAGAATGAAAATGGGTTAGATTTTGAGGGAGCTTTACAATATGGACAATGCCAAGGTATTCCAGAGCTAGTCAACTTCATAAAGGAGCATGTCAAACTAGCCCATTCTCCACCTTACAAGGAATGGGAAATTAAATTGACGAACGGAAACACAATCGGTCTCGAATACTGTCTGAGGCTACTTATTAACTATGGAGATCCCGTTCTTATAGAGAAATATACATACCCTGCTGCTATAACTGCAATGTCTCCTCTTGGGGTAAATTTCATTTCGATTGACATGGATGGAGAGGGCATGCTTCCCGAAAGCTTACAAGAAATTATGGAAAATTGGGACCCTTCAAAAGGGTCACGTCCTCGTATATTGTATACGATTCCAACTGGCCAAAACCCAACTGGCAGCACTTTATCCATTGATcggagaaaaaaaatcatggTATTAGCTCAAAAATACGACATCATCATTATTGAAGATGAGCCGTATTACTTTTTGCAAATGGACAGTTATAATGGAAGTactttggaagaaggaaaccaaaagcAAGATAGTATGCAAAACTCTACTGTTTTGTCCTCGTTCGTAAAGAAACTAGTACCatcctttttgaaacttgACGTGGAAGGTCGGGTTTTGCGaattgattctttttcaaaactgATTGCTCCAGGAAGCCGATTAGGATGGATTACTGGTAACCAACTTTTCATTGACCGCATTACACGAGCTGCGGAGGTATCGACGGAAAGCCCTTCAGGTATCTCTCAAGTCACTTTGTTTGCCATCTTAAATCATTGGAAACAAGAAGGATTCTTCCTGTGGTTGCAAGAGTTACAACGTACTTACACTATCCGCCGAAATGCTTTGCTTGAATCCGCAAATAAACACCTTCCAAAAAGTATATGCTCTTATAAAGCTCCAAAGGCTGGTCTGTTCTTATGGGTTGAGATTAATAAAGATCGTTATCTTTTTGACAGTAAAAACAAGTCTGTTTCTGATATTGAATTGGAAATCTTCGAGGcacttttgcaaaaggGAGTGAAACCCATTTGTGGACAGTTATTTATGGCTTATCCCGATAAAAACgatcaaattttttttcggtTTGCCTATTCCATTGCCCCTGTTGATAAATTTGAAATGGGACTGCAAAGGTTCGCTTCAACTCTAAAAGACTATTTtaaatttgatgaaaaagaattacaaGCTATATCATAG
- a CDS encoding sulfonate/alpha-ketoglutarate dioxygenase, producing the protein MTSTLSTPAATVSLSDDVQHLRLNSEASGSNSSEFSRAIFNGYNDTTEEKQEETYTELDLDGRGLKRFVLPKDYKFADVLPSYPKSHDQTLRDIEFKDKGLLANPSFTNLLRDVSKVEHLSRDLGTVLHGIRLNQLDEEQKNELARLIAERGVVYFPDQREMTNDQFQQLGRYYGVTHVHGANARPNDPAKSDFHVVYSDRYSAFDIEDNRTSLERFHSDVSYEKQPLATTFFRGLTVPKYGGDTIFVSGYAAYEALSDPLKRYLEGLTAVHSGVQQADAKKELGLNLRREGIETAHPVVRTHPVTGWKALYVNPGFTRYIVGIPRAESDAVLGYLFQLLSTLSASTLRVRWSPYGVAAWDNRIIIAHSATYDHYPQTRHFVRIGVHGEKPFYDPNSKERAKDLRK; encoded by the coding sequence ATGACAAGCACACTTTCCACCCCAGCTGCGACTGTTTCGCTCTCCGACGATGTTCAGCATTTGCGTTTAAATAGTGAAGCGTCGGGTAGTAATTCTTCTGAATTTTCACGAGCAATCTTTAATGGATATAATGATACAACAGAGGAGAAGCAAGAAGAGACTTACACTGAGCTTGATCTAGATGGAAGAGGCCTTAAGCGGTTTGTCCTTCCCAAAGATTACAAATTCGCCGACGTGTTACCCTCCTATCCTAAATCGCACGACCAAACTTTGAGGGATATAGAATTCAAGGACAAAGGACTGTTGGCTAACCCTAGCTTTACTAATTTACTTCGTGATGTTTCCAAGGTAGAGCATCTTTCTCGTGACCTTGGCACAGTTCTACATGGAATTCGACTCAATCAACTGGatgaagaacaaaagaatgaacTCGCAAGGCTCATTGCAGAACGAGGTGTTGTATATTTTCCAGACCAGAGGGAGATGACCAATGATCAATTTCAGCAACTTGGTCGTTATTATGGCGTAACGCACGTACATGGCGCAAATGCTCGTCCTAATGATCCTGCCAAGTCTGACTTTCATGTGGTTTACTCGGATCGATACTCTGCTTTTGACATTGAAGACAACCGTACGAGTTTAGAGAGATTTCATTCGGACGTGAGTTACGAAAAACAGCCACTTGCCACAACATTCTTTCGGGGATTAACCGTTCCTAAATATGGAGGGGATactatttttgtttctggaTACGCAGCTTATGAAGCTCTTTCCGACCCATTGAAGCGTTATTTGGAAGGACTCACAGCAGTTCATTCAGGTGTACAACAAGCAGatgcaaagaaagagcTTGGCTTAAACTTGCGAAGAGAAGGTATTGAGACTGCCCATCCTGTTGTGCGCACACACCCAGTGACCGGATGGAAAGCACTATATGTTAACCCTGGTTTTACAAGATACATTGTCGGAATTCCACGTGCGGAATCAGATGCTGTTCTTGGTTATTTGTTTCAACTTCTCTCAACCCTTTCGGCAAGTACCCTCCGTGTACGGTGGTCTCCATATGGTGTTGCAGCTTGGGATAACAGAATCATTATTGCTCATTCAGCTACTTACGATCATTATCCTCAGACGCGTCACTTTGTAAGAATCGGCGTTCATGGCGAAAAACCTTTTTACGATCCAAACTCCAAAGAACGGGCCAAGGACTTACGGAAATGA
- the agp3 gene encoding plasma membrane leucine transmembrane transporter Agp3, whose translation MQESESDIEKKSSETEPSVEVVAEQLEEYKHGVKRKLKSRHLSMMALAGIIGPGLLVGSGGALANGGPASLLIGFSGVGIIAFSVMQSLGEITTMYPTGGAFTELSDRMVDKAFGVVVGWYYFINWVAVLSNEYNTLTSIFLFWSDKVPVWGYFLLFWVFFLSFQLLGVEAFGEAEFWLALIKLLGLVAYFMFSIIYAAGGLVHQKGALGFRYWHNPGPFVHGFRGVASVFTYCSSFYSGCESVGVAATETKNPQVAVPRAIRQVFWRILFVYVGSAFFFGLTCPSNSPELSGGSSGTLKSPMTIAIQIAGWEGGGHLINAFIFITSLSSVNSSIYIGSRTILFMARERKAPRILGRVNKRGVPIYAVVFTNLFGALSLMNVSTGAQKAYNYIVNLSGVSTFLVWGSISFIHIRFRRAWKVQGHHTDELLYKSFLFPWNAYFGLAATVFLALIQGWTSLSPFNAASFVDSYILLPLFPIIYFTYKFFAKTRFWRLSEIDLGTNRSDPSSQLDSWMADDEKSMK comes from the exons ATGCAG GAATCTGAATCAGAcatcgaaaagaaaagttcgGAAACCGAGCCGTCCGTTGAAGTCGTAGCCGAGCAATTGGAAGAATATAAACATGGCGTGAAACGAAAACTAAAGTCGAGGCATCTCAGTATGATGGCTTTGGCTGGTATCATCGGTCCTGGATTGCTTGTTGGATCGGGCGGTGCACTCGCAAATGGAGGTCCTGCGTCTCTTTTAATTGGATTTTCTGGTGTTGGGATCATAGCATTTAGTGTAATGCAGTCATTAGGAGAAATCACCACCATGTATCCAACTGGAGGAGCTTTCACAGAACTTTCAGACCGAATGGTCGATAAAGCATTTGGGGTCGTCGTCGGCTGGTACTATTTTATCAACTGGGTAGCCGTTTTGTCCAATGAATACAACACATTAACaagtatatttttattctgGAGTGATAAAGTGCCAGTTTGGGGCTATTTTCTCCTCTTTTGggtttttttcctttcatttCAACTTTTAGGGGTAGAGGCATTTGGCGAAGCAGAATTTTGGCTTGCTCTAATAAAACTGTTGGGACTTGTCGCCTACTTTATGTTTTCCATCATTTATGCGGCAGGAGGCCTGGTACATCAGAAGGGCGCATTGGGCTTTCGGTATTGGCACAACCCTGGCCCATTTGTGCACGGATTTAGAGGAGTTGCATCCGTTTTTACATACTGCTCTTCCTTTTATTCTGGATGTGAATCCGTTGGCGTAGCTGCCacagaaacaaagaacCCTCAAGTCGCAGTACCCCGTGCTATCCGGCAAGTATTTTGGCgaattcttttcgtttatgTTGGATCtgcatttttctttggacTTACTTGTCCTTCCAATTCACCAGAGTTGTCTGGTGGTTCTAGTGGTACTCTAAAAAGTCCCATGACAATAGCAATCCAAATTGCGGGCTGGGAAGGAGGTGGTCATTTAATCAAcgcttttatttttataacaaGCCTTTCTAGTGTAAACAGTTCTATTTACATTGGGTCACGTACAATCCTCTTTATGGCTCGTGAACGAAAAGCACCTCGCATATTGGGTAGAGTAAATAAGCGAGGCGTACCTATCTATGCCGTTGTTTTTACCAATCTATTTGGCGCCCTATCATTGATGAACGTCAGCACCGGAGCACAAAAAGCCTATAACTATATTGTAAATTTGAGCGGTGTTTCAACCTTCCTGGTTTGGGGATCTATCTCATTTATTCATATCCGGTTTCGACGTGCATGGAAAGTACAAGGACACCATACTGACGAGCTGTTATACAAatcgtttttgtttccatgGAATGCTTATTTTGGTTTAGCAGCTACTGTTTTTTTGGCACTAATTCAAGGTTGGACCTCACTAAGTCCATTTAATGCAGCTAGTTTCGTTGATTCGTATATTTTGTTGCCACTTTTTcctattatttattttacgTACAAATTCTTTGCGAAGACACGGTTTTGGAGACTTTCTGAAATTGACCTCGGAACAAACCGCTCAGATCCAAGCTCTCAGCTAGATTCTTGGATGGCAGACGATGAAAAGAGcatgaaataa
- a CDS encoding NADPH-dependent FMN reductase, which produces MHEKTIAFITSSTRSPRLNPFITDYVRSVIASSLPNGISLHSVDITNYNLPIYNEPRIPATLPKEDPTCHYQHETTRKWSYEIRKYDAYIFVTPQYNWSLPASLKNAIDYLFHEWTGKPVGIVSYGGHGGSKAAAHLQDVTRGLRMKCVSTTPSLTITLKTLEDCMRNGRLDDGLKQLWLEGGCVEAIHKMFAEILENLNSSPKPLMEKTILLPLTIGFYCRTSRILYTI; this is translated from the exons ATGCACGAAAAAACAATAGCTTTTATAACAAGTAGTACTCGTAGTCCACGTCTGAACCCTTTCATTACAGACTATGTACGTTCTGTCATAGCATCAAGTTTACCAAATGGAATATCTCTTCATTCTGTGGACATTACGAATTATAATCTTCCCATATATAATGAGCCTCGAATTCCAGCTACCTTACCAAAAGAAGATCCCACTTGCCATTACCAACACGAGACTACCCGCAAGTGGTCGTATGAAATTCGAAAATACGATGCTTATATATTTGTCACTCCTCAATATAATTGGAGTCTACCTGCATCTCTAAAAAATGCTATTGATTATCTCTTCCATGAATGGACTGGAAAACCTGTTGGTATCGTTTCGTACGGAGGCCATGGTGGCTCAAAAGCGGCTGCTCACTTGCAAGATGTCACTCGTGGACTGAGGATGAAATGTGTTTCTACGACCCCTTCCTTAACCATCACCTTGAAGACTTTAGAAGATTGCATGAGGAATGGCCGGCTAGACGATGGCTTGAAGCAATTATGGCTAGAGGGGGGCTGCGTCGAAGCAATCCACAAAATGTTTGcagaaattttggaaaacttgAACTCAAGTCCTAAACC GCTAATGGAGAAAACAATACTCCTACCACTCACGATTGGTTTCTATTGTCGTACATCGCGCATCCTATACACTATTTAA
- the eno102 gene encoding enolase: MFPALVPSGASTGKWEAKELRDGDKQKWGGKGVLKAVENVNKVLGPALVKSGIDITDQGKVDKFMIDLDGTEDKSKLGANSIVGISMAVARAASAYLKIPLYKHIAELAGSKASNCLPVPSFNVLNGGTHAGGDLAFQEKMVMPIKVPTFSEGLRWCSEVYHSLKSLAKQKYGASTGNVGDEGGIAPDLATAEEALDLISEAIVKGGYEGKVRIGFDVAASELYDGKIYDLDFKSAKPNPANQLDYKKLYQKYNQLIEKYKIVNIEDPFSEEDWEAFSFISSNTKVQIVADDLTVTNTKRLSKAIQEKCANALLVKINQIGSLSETIHAANMAKKAGWGLMVSHRSGETDDVFISHLTIGLEAGQMKSGAPCRSERLAKYNELLRIEDRLGSNAVYAGTNAPKYIKSNAL; this comes from the coding sequence ATGTTCCCAGCACTGGTACCTTCGGGAGCATCCACCGGGAAATGGGAAGCAAAAGAGCTTCGTGATGGagacaaacaaaaatgggGAGGCAAAGGTGTTTTGAAGGCTGTAGAGAATGTTAACAAGGTGCTTGGACCTGCCCTAGTAAAGTCAGGAATTGACATTACGGACCAAGGAAAAGTCGACAAGTTCATGATAGATTTAGATGGCACAGAAGATAAGTCCAAGCTGGGAGCAAATAGTATTGTTGGCATTTCAATGGCAGTAGCTCGTGCTGCATCTGCCTATTTAAAGATTCCCTTGTACAAACACATAGCCGAACTGGCTGGTTCAAAAGCAAGTAACTGCCTTCCAGTGCCTTCGTTTAACGTCTTGAACGGTGGAACACATGCCGGTGGAGATCTTGcctttcaagaaaaaatggtAATGCCAATTAAAGTTCCCACTTTTTCGGAGGGACTTCGTTGGTGCAGTGAAGTTTACCATAGTCTGAAATCGCTGGCCAAGCAAAAGTACGGTGCTTCGACAGGAAACGTAGGAGATGAAGGAGGAATTGCTCCTGATTTAGCAACCGCAGAAGAGGCATTAGATTTGATTAGCGAGGCAATCGTAAAGGGCGGATACGAAGGAAAGGTGAGAATTGGTTTTGATGTTGCTGCCTCAGAACTATACGATGGAAAGATTTATGATTTGGATTTTAAGAGCGCAAAGCCGAATCCTGCGAATCAACTTGATTACAAAAAACTTTACCAAAAATACAACCAGctgattgaaaaatacaagaTTGTAAATATTGAGGATCCTTTTTCGGAGGAAGACTGGGAGGCATTTTCGTTTATATCGAGCAACACCAAAGTACAAATCGTGGCAGATGATTTGACAGTGACAAATACAAAGAGACTATCAAAAGCCATTCAAGAGAAATGTGCGAATGCTCTTCTGGTAAAGATCAACCAAATTGGCTCGTTATCGGAAACCATTCATGCTGCCAATATGGCAAAGAAAGCCGGCTGGGGTCTGATGGTCTCGCACCGCTCTGGCGAAACTGACgatgtttttatttcccATTTAACAATCGGCTTAGAAGCTGGTCAGATGAAGTCCGGAGCACCGTGCCGATCGGAACGACTAGCCAAGTATAATGAATTGTTGCGGATAGAGGACCGTCTTGGATCGAATGCAGTATATGCTGGCACCAATGCCCCCAAATATATTAAGTCCAACGCGCTTTAA
- the fex2 gene encoding plasma membrane fluoride export channel Fex2, whose translation MLGSLARLGLASLNTYPNTPFNGIVWAQVIGCIIMGFAQTETVFFPRPKHNAALLLAITTGFCGSLTTFSSWMLEMFTAMANLGPFIPRGRGDSFLAVVSTFTLTISMAFSGLLFGKQLGRSTTYWKIGEFSFARAIPMNTHLFVRGIIFLLAVGFFLGSSLYTAYTKDITHRGIGFSLIFSPFGAVLRLYLSRWFNSPKYYMPYGTLIANLLGTLIIAIMYMLPLITHCSPVSRSVIYGIQNGFCGCLTTLSTFLNELHTMPTKRAYSYCILSVAVGFSFCVIIDGATAWGHGYNMQS comes from the coding sequence ATGTTGGGCAGCCTAGCTCGACTTGGTTTAGCCTCATTGAATACATACCCTAATACCCCATTTAATGGTATCGTTTGGGCTCAAGTCATTGGATGTATAATAATGGGTTTTGCACAGACGGAAACCGTCTTTTTTCCTCGACCCAAACACAATGCAGCACTGCTACTAGCAATCACAACAGGATTTTGTGGTTCTTTGactactttttcttcatggATGTTGGAGATGTTTACGGCTATGGCTAATCTGGGACCTTTTATACCTAGAGGACGAGGAGACTCGTTTTTGGCCGTTGTTTCCACGTTTACGTTAACAATATCAATGGCATTTTCTGGGTTattatttggaaaacaatTGGGAAGGTCAACAACGTATTGGAAGATTGGCGAGTTTTCATTTGCTCGAGCAATCCCAATGAACACTCACTTATTCGTAAGAGGGATAATCTTTCTCTTGGCggttggtttttttttggggaGCTCTCTTTACACGGCTTACACAAAAGATATTACACATCGAGGTATTGGTTTTAGCTTAATTTTTTCGCCGTTTGGTGCAGTCTTGCGGCTGTACCTTTCTCGCTGGTTTAACTCTCCAAAATACTATATGCCATATGGAACACTGATTGCAAATTTATTGGGTACTCTAATCATTGCTATTATGTATATGCTTCCTCTTATCACACACTGCAGCCCGGTTTCCAGAAGTGTCATCTACGGAATTCAAAATGGATTTTGTGGTTGCTTAACCACTTTATCTacatttttgaatgaacTTCATACTATGCCAACGAAAAGGGCATATAGTTACTGTATTTTAAGTGTTGCCGTtggattttcattttgtgtCATTATAGATGGCGCTACTGCTTGGGGACATGGCTACAATATGCAGTCTTGA